The Trichomycterus rosablanca isolate fTriRos1 chromosome 13, fTriRos1.hap1, whole genome shotgun sequence sequence CTCCGTGTCCTCATCTCATCTGCTTCcctttgtgtgtttgtggacaGGTGAAGGTGTGGTTCCAAAACCGGCGCACCAAGCAGAAGAAGGACCAGGGGAAGGACGCGGAGCTGCGCTCGGCCGCGCACTCCGAGACGGCGGCCACGTGCAGCGTGCTTCGCCTGCTGGAGCAGGGCCGCCTGCTCACGCCTCCGGGCATGCAGGGTCTGCTGCCCCACTGCGCCAGCTCCTCCCTGGGCCTCGCCGCTAACGGAGGATCCTCCGGCAGTGGCCCGGCCGCGGCTTCCAGGAGCCCCCCGCTGCCCGCTATGACTGGCTCTAGCACTCTGTCCGGCGCCCACCACGGGCTCTTCAGCTTCCCCATGCCGACGCTGCTGGGCGCCGTGGCGTCGCGGATCTCCTCGGCGCCGCTGGGCATGGCCGGTTCTCTGGCCGGGAACCTGCAGGAACTGTCGGCCCGCTACCTGAGCTCCTCGGCCTTCGAGCCGTACTCGCGGACCAACGGCAAAGAGGACAAGAAAGTTTTGGAatagttgttttgtttatttttattttatttctgatcATTGAAGCTTGTTTATGTCGTTTattttctgtctgtgtttcGTCTGTGCTGTGATTGTTGGTCTTCATGTCAGGGAAACGCACCCGCTCGGCCTCTCAATActgtgaacaaaaaaaaaaagaactcagaTCTCTGGTGTTTGGATCAGGAGGATTGAGCAACTTGCACTATTTTCACCTCCTATTgtgaatttaataaattaaataaaaggcgGAAGATGGAGCGTAGcaagaaaaataagaaaaatcctCACCAGCACGGCATTTCACTGATCCTGTCTCACCTCccgttattatttattttttcatttttgagATCAGATGggggtcgttattattatttatgttgaaTACGTGTTTAAAACATGTGTCTGCTAACACAAAACATCGCCAACCTTTCCAAACCTGTTATCCAGAGCTAGAACGAATCTACAGACCCTATATGGCGAGTGAGTTCGGGGTTTTAGCCACTCCCACTGCCACGCCCGTATAGACATAATCAGACAAATTTGTCTCAACGACTGAAAACGTTGAAATGACAATTTCAAGCTCCTGATCTTga is a genomic window containing:
- the vax1 gene encoding ventral anterior homeobox 1 → MDIRYGQESGAEMVLKNGLKEGKEGKDSQGSLSKMLLKEQQESFSPSGAMDNCEKSRASSGDPDYCRRILVRDAKGSIREIILPKGLDLDRPKRTRTSFTAEQLYRLEMEFQRCQYVVGRERTELARQLNLSETQVKVWFQNRRTKQKKDQGKDAELRSAAHSETAATCSVLRLLEQGRLLTPPGMQGLLPHCASSSLGLAANGGSSGSGPAAASRSPPLPAMTGSSTLSGAHHGLFSFPMPTLLGAVASRISSAPLGMAGSLAGNLQELSARYLSSSAFEPYSRTNGKEDKKVLE